The proteins below come from a single Halomicroarcula saliterrae genomic window:
- the secF gene encoding protein translocase subunit SecF produces MVAFEVPEVDYTQYSNRQLAAVPLAVLAVALGVLAVTAVMTGSPVALGVDFTGGSELTVQSSSPISEQQATDVFGDSVVSVQQVSGQDQYIITFDDSAEISEITATAEQTDGMTVLQSGTTSPVFGADNQRLAVIGVGVAFLGMSLLAFALFRTFVPSIAIVISAFSDIVIPVAIMNLVGIKLSLGTVAALLMLIGYSVDSDILLNNHVLRRSGGFYESTYRAMRTGVTMTLTSIAAMTVMAISATLFGIELMASIGIVLVLGLTADLMNTYMLNVTLLRWYKYEGINR; encoded by the coding sequence ATGGTCGCGTTCGAGGTCCCGGAAGTCGACTACACGCAGTACTCCAATCGCCAGCTCGCCGCGGTCCCGCTCGCGGTGCTGGCGGTCGCCTTGGGGGTGCTCGCGGTCACCGCCGTGATGACCGGCTCGCCGGTCGCGCTGGGTGTGGACTTCACAGGTGGATCAGAGCTCACGGTTCAGTCGTCGTCACCGATTTCGGAACAGCAAGCCACCGACGTCTTCGGGGACTCGGTCGTCTCGGTCCAGCAGGTCTCCGGGCAGGACCAGTACATCATCACGTTCGACGACTCCGCGGAGATATCGGAGATAACCGCGACGGCCGAGCAGACCGACGGGATGACCGTGCTCCAGAGCGGGACGACCTCGCCCGTCTTCGGCGCGGACAACCAGCGCCTCGCCGTCATCGGCGTCGGCGTCGCCTTCCTCGGGATGAGCCTCCTCGCTTTCGCCCTGTTCCGGACCTTCGTCCCGAGTATCGCCATCGTCATCTCGGCCTTCTCGGACATCGTCATCCCCGTCGCCATCATGAACCTCGTCGGCATCAAGCTCTCCCTGGGGACCGTCGCGGCCCTGCTGATGCTCATCGGGTATTCGGTGGACTCGGACATCCTGTTGAACAACCACGTCCTCCGGCGGTCGGGCGGGTTCTACGAGTCCACCTACCGGGCGATGCGCACCGGTGTGACGATGACGCTCACCTCCATCGCCGCGATGACCGTGATGGCCATCTCGGCGACGCTGTTCGGTATCGAGCTGATGGCTTCCATCGGTATCGTGCTGGTGCTCGGCCTGACGGCTGACCTGATGAACACCTACATGCTCAACGTCACGCTGCTTCGCTGGTACAAGTACGAGGGGATCAACCGATGA
- a CDS encoding RNA-guided endonuclease InsQ/TnpB family protein gives MRYNYKYRLDPPEALTETLLYHVDTCRQLYNHVLYKLNEEDDIPKRYKIQGTLPDLKSWWDDLGDVYSKVLQMVVKRVYDNLATLKAQKENGRAVGTLKWKPPREYRSLTYNQSGFKLKNTSGRPVLWLSKIGDIPIQLHRDIPENATIKQVTVKQEPTGEWFATFGIDVEEDAPEKPENPERVVGIDVGILTYAHDTDGTAVESPDFADERERLERSQRSLSRKEHGSNNWEKQRKTVARRHADLKRKRRDFLHKLSNYYAAEYDLVAVEDLDAKGLVELPGNSRNRAGASWGMFLRMLEYKCEREGTHLVSVDPRGTTKECASCGTETDKPLWVREHSCPSCGFKADRDANASWNILSRGLEKVGVGHPESTPVETALPADTPVSAKRVVETGSPSLKERTASAVSE, from the coding sequence ATGCGCTACAACTACAAGTATCGGCTTGACCCGCCGGAGGCCCTCACCGAGACGCTTCTGTACCACGTCGATACTTGTAGACAACTCTACAACCACGTCCTATACAAGCTCAACGAGGAAGACGATATTCCAAAACGTTACAAGATACAGGGGACACTTCCTGACCTCAAATCGTGGTGGGACGACCTCGGAGACGTGTACTCGAAAGTGTTGCAGATGGTCGTTAAGCGTGTCTACGACAACCTCGCCACGCTCAAAGCGCAGAAAGAGAACGGGCGCGCTGTTGGAACGCTCAAGTGGAAACCTCCTCGGGAGTATCGGTCGCTCACCTACAATCAGTCCGGCTTCAAACTCAAGAATACGAGTGGTCGGCCTGTCCTGTGGTTGAGCAAAATCGGTGATATTCCGATTCAGCTTCACCGCGACATCCCAGAGAACGCGACCATCAAACAAGTCACAGTCAAGCAAGAACCCACGGGCGAGTGGTTCGCCACGTTCGGTATCGACGTGGAAGAAGACGCTCCTGAGAAACCAGAGAACCCAGAACGAGTCGTCGGGATTGACGTTGGTATCTTGACGTACGCACACGATACTGATGGAACCGCTGTCGAGTCACCAGACTTCGCCGACGAGCGCGAGCGGTTAGAACGCTCTCAGCGTAGCCTCTCGCGGAAGGAACACGGCTCGAACAATTGGGAGAAACAGCGCAAGACGGTCGCCCGACGACACGCCGACCTGAAACGGAAGCGCAGGGACTTCCTCCACAAGTTGTCGAACTACTACGCCGCTGAGTACGACCTTGTAGCGGTCGAGGACTTGGACGCGAAGGGGCTGGTCGAACTCCCCGGTAACTCTCGGAACCGTGCCGGGGCCTCGTGGGGAATGTTCCTCCGAATGCTCGAATACAAGTGCGAACGGGAAGGGACGCACTTAGTTTCCGTAGACCCCCGAGGAACCACCAAAGAGTGCGCTTCGTGCGGAACGGAAACGGACAAACCGCTATGGGTACGTGAACACTCGTGCCCGTCATGCGGGTTCAAGGCAGACAGAGATGCAAATGCGTCGTGGAACATTCTTTCTCGCGGTCTCGAAAAAGTAGGAGTGGGACACCCCGAATCAACGCCTGTGGAGACTGCGCTCCCTGCGGATACACCCGTATCTGCAAAGCGCGTCGTGGAGACAGGAAGCCCCTCCCTCAAGGAGCGAACCGCGTCAGCGGTGAGCGAGTAG
- a CDS encoding DUF5812 family protein produces the protein MTQKAGTFLVTHTDESSVTLRDVVDSQVLTLSENPGLDAGTVIEATLEAEPPMEVTYELVELAAEHEIPVEVVALEPTQQAKALAADQPVGELTTQERAGTGELHVLTVPDDEADATAEEVAADEETVARAGRLGVDRVEIRAASGVVSVRYLPD, from the coding sequence ATGACCCAGAAAGCAGGGACCTTCCTCGTCACCCACACCGACGAGTCGTCGGTCACACTCCGCGACGTGGTCGACTCGCAGGTACTGACGCTCTCGGAGAACCCCGGCCTCGACGCGGGGACGGTCATCGAGGCGACGCTGGAAGCGGAGCCGCCGATGGAGGTGACCTACGAGCTCGTCGAACTGGCCGCCGAGCACGAGATTCCCGTCGAGGTCGTCGCCCTCGAACCGACCCAGCAGGCCAAAGCCCTCGCCGCCGACCAGCCCGTCGGCGAGCTGACGACACAGGAGCGGGCCGGCACCGGCGAGCTCCACGTCCTGACGGTCCCGGACGACGAGGCCGACGCGACCGCCGAGGAGGTGGCGGCCGACGAGGAGACAGTGGCCCGGGCGGGCCGACTCGGCGTGGACCGCGTCGAGATTCGGGCGGCGAGTGGCGTCGTCAGCGTCCGATATCTCCCGGACTGA
- a CDS encoding preprotein translocase subunit SecD: MSALRENWRIGVLVVLLLVSTVALFVPGAPPGSTDSEGAGGDQLTNLQYGIELSGGARIQAPVVGMTAEGVDVAPDEQARAQSAIANRLGVDPIDVEIRPATQQGQNGTVELFNENVTRAEFRTALEAEGYNPSTVRQGVTDATRTEMVSDIEEKITTSALSGGRVQEVNSPGGRNFISITAPGRDAEELIDILEERGVVRVYAVYQNDTTGNWTHQQVLSQEEFARIGNAQNPQNSGPVVPVTIEQSAAERFQNDMAEAGFGNGVSCGARPENHDSVESINSTCLVTTLNGQPVFIGGVRPSLGQSFADGSFATDPQFQMETTSMDEARELELSLDAGRLKSDLDFEAGNRNSLSPALADQFKTNSLITGLLAVLAVSLVVYGRYRRREVALPMIVTALSEVYILLGFVALAQYPLNLSHLAGFIAVIGTGVDDLIIIGDEILQQGKVDTGRVFQSRFRKAFWVIGAAAATTIVAMLPMVAFPLGDLSGFAIITIVGVLIGVLITRPAYGDILRNLVLDE, from the coding sequence ATGAGCGCGCTCAGAGAGAACTGGCGCATCGGCGTGCTGGTCGTCCTGTTGCTCGTCAGCACCGTCGCGCTGTTCGTCCCCGGGGCGCCGCCGGGGTCGACGGACAGCGAGGGCGCCGGCGGCGACCAGCTGACGAACCTCCAGTACGGTATCGAACTCTCCGGCGGCGCCCGCATTCAGGCGCCCGTCGTCGGGATGACCGCCGAGGGCGTCGACGTCGCCCCGGATGAGCAGGCTCGGGCCCAGTCGGCTATCGCCAACCGGCTCGGCGTCGACCCGATAGACGTCGAGATCCGACCGGCGACCCAGCAGGGCCAGAACGGCACCGTCGAGCTGTTCAACGAGAACGTCACGCGCGCGGAGTTCCGGACCGCGCTCGAAGCGGAGGGGTACAATCCGTCCACCGTCCGCCAGGGCGTCACCGACGCGACCCGCACGGAGATGGTTTCGGACATCGAGGAGAAGATAACCACGTCGGCCCTCAGCGGCGGCCGGGTTCAGGAGGTCAACTCCCCCGGCGGACGGAACTTCATCAGCATCACCGCGCCGGGACGCGACGCCGAGGAGCTCATCGACATCCTCGAAGAGCGCGGCGTGGTCCGCGTCTACGCCGTCTACCAGAACGACACGACGGGTAACTGGACCCACCAGCAGGTCCTCAGCCAGGAGGAGTTCGCCCGCATCGGTAACGCACAGAACCCACAGAACAGCGGTCCCGTGGTCCCGGTGACCATCGAACAGAGCGCCGCCGAGCGCTTCCAGAACGACATGGCCGAGGCCGGATTCGGCAACGGGGTGTCCTGTGGGGCCCGCCCGGAGAACCACGACTCGGTCGAGAGCATCAACTCGACCTGTCTGGTCACGACGCTGAACGGCCAGCCGGTGTTTATCGGCGGCGTGCGCCCGTCGCTGGGGCAGTCCTTCGCCGACGGGAGCTTCGCGACGGACCCGCAGTTCCAGATGGAGACCACCTCCATGGACGAGGCCCGCGAACTGGAACTCAGCCTCGACGCGGGGCGTCTCAAGTCCGACCTGGACTTCGAGGCCGGCAACCGGAACTCGCTGTCGCCGGCGCTGGCCGACCAGTTCAAGACGAACTCGCTCATCACGGGGCTGCTCGCGGTGCTGGCGGTCAGTCTGGTCGTCTACGGCCGCTACCGACGGCGCGAGGTCGCGCTGCCGATGATAGTGACGGCGCTCTCGGAGGTGTACATCCTGCTTGGCTTCGTCGCCCTGGCCCAGTACCCGCTCAATCTCTCCCATCTGGCCGGGTTCATCGCCGTCATCGGGACCGGTGTGGACGACCTCATCATCATCGGTGACGAGATTCTCCAGCAGGGGAAAGTCGACACGGGCCGCGTGTTCCAGAGCCGGTTCCGCAAGGCGTTCTGGGTCATCGGCGCGGCGGCGGCGACGACCATCGTCGCCATGCTGCCGATGGTCGCGTTCCCGCTTGGCGACCTCTCCGGGTTCGCCATCATCACCATCGTCGGTGTCCTCATCGGCGTGCTAATCACGCGACCGGCCTACGGTGACATCCTGCGGAACCTCGTGCTGGACGAGTAG